A stretch of DNA from Pangasianodon hypophthalmus isolate fPanHyp1 chromosome 2, fPanHyp1.pri, whole genome shotgun sequence:
CTTTAAATTATCTCTCAATGTTAGTTATAAACTGTTAAAGCAAAAACTACttccttttttaaaacagcCAGACTTAGAAAAAGAGAAGTTGCCGTCACGTCTCAAATACGGCACATGCTCAGTTTGCAACGAATACAAAAGGAGATCAGTCCATTTATTTGAAAGTAGAACTTAAGGGTCAAGCAcgaaggggaaaaaacagttaatccaaaataaataaaagcgaAATCCAGACCCTGTACAAAACTCCAAGAAGTTTCTAAAATCTTGGAAAAATGTAGCTTAAAATACTGTTACAAATACATTAAtcgggattttttttttttttttttgcctgctcACGAAAAACATCTGTTCTGACTGTGGACAGTAAGGAACCCACTTTATTTCCCAGGTAATGCAGCATCCAGCATTGAAGATGACAGGACCCACATTCTTTTCCATTACTTTCCAAAACCTTCATCTTGGACATCAGTCTATCTTTCCTTCATTTGTGCTCTTTGATTTTAGATACTGCTTTTCTCAGGTCCAGACTGGACCctgaaacacttttaaatgagttgCCATCTAGACAAACACAGGCCATctggacaaacacacactcatgaagAGTTTACGAATTAACAAGTAAGTGACTTCAGcagaaaaaacactaaactgtatCAAGTTATTCAATAACCAGGGTTAGGCAACCGTGGTTCCCAGCATTAACAGTCACCTTGTGTAAGCTGATTCAACtcactagttaaacacaaaggCGGTGTATTACAACAGTGTTTGTAAGCACACACCTGAAGAACACACCCTGAGTGAATAAGATCATGAAATGAGCAACTGACTAATACACAACGAATCGGAGTTCAATCTGAGTCCTATAATAGATGTGGATAATTACCTAATGAGTTGAATGAAGTGTTACCCCTGCTTCAATATGCCTGAATCGGTTTGTCTTGATAAGTACCTGATGAGTGAAACCAGAAcatgggttttaaaaaaaatttcccaaATGTACTCAATCAGCTGAAACATGTTTAATATCTGAATCATGTTTTGCACTGGAGTTACGAAACTAACAAATAATGGAAGTCTGTCACACAACAtagctgtttttgaaaaaaatctgcttcAAATGACATTTGTAAGCTGTAAGCTATGTGATGTCAGTTTGAAACAAAGAAGTTTGGAAATAGTAGGATAGaccacatttacatattttacttcaAAGTAGAATTATATTGTCATACACATAACCTCCAGGTGGAGGTAGtcacagtgctgttttttttaaatgccactCCCACCCACTCCTAACATTTTTGCTTTTGCCTGCTCTCGATCCTGTTTcacaaaatttaaacaaacaagtCATTTAAACTGATCATTAAACATCGTTTTAACTGTAGTATACTGATCAGTACAGATAAGACCAAATTTATAGCTATATATTTTGTGCATCTAATGTAGGACATTTAGTAAAAACACAAGAGAAAAAACATCCCACTCCCGTTCTTTTTTTGTTGGGTCCACATGATCTTGGTCCCAGTGCACATCTCGAGATTACAGTCTGGGTATATTCCTGAAGAATGGTTTTTACAAAATCATATTTATGTGAGACAGACTTCTCTTACTTCTTAGCTACATTAAACTTGTAGCCtggtgcaaaactaaagaagcaaatgtcagaCACAAAACATGTTTTGGTTGATCAAATAGATATAGAGTAAGAGGAAGATTGTGTAAATTTGACTTTTCTCTAAACCAGCCCACAGTTGTTCGCTGCCTGTCTGGGTCCTTGTGCACGGTGTGATGGTTCTATAAGCCCAGTACAGCAGCACAGACTCGGATACTGACATGTGTTGTGAGATACAATAATGGCACTTTAAAATGTTGACATCCGTGGTCCAGGGTGCTGATCTGCAACTTCTACTTCAGGAGAAATGTTCGGCTTTTAGTCAGTGCTCACGTTTGGTTTAGACGGACAAGGCTGGTCAGTAATACAAACAGGAGACACAGGCTGACTCACATTAATGATCCCGATGCCTGTAGTCTGGCTATAAAACCAGCAACAAAAAATATGAACCAGTCCTTCCTGGAAGCATCTTCTGGTCTATTTCCGTCTCTCTGATCTCACGGCTTTGTGTGAACCCTGTAGATGTCCAGAGACCCGTTTGCTCTCGTTTATAGAAGACTGTTCTTGAAGCACCAGAATTGTAATCACTGATGATCCTGGCTGAAGAAGGAAGGAACAGAAATATGGAAGGAAAAAGCAGTAGACGATAGGAGGCACTAGAATTTCTGACAGTCTTTCTGACAATCCTTCTGACAATCTTTTTGACAATCTTTCTGACAATCTTTTTGGCACGGCTCCATGGTAACCGCAACACCGACCCCGCTCCGCCCAGAGGTCATCCTCGTGACCTCGGTCCATGTGTCTGTTTCAGGGTCGTAGCACTCCACACTGTCCAAAAAGGTGTTCCCATCATATCCTCCtgttggaaaaaaagaagaaaccaattaaaacactttcacacattTAAAGTCATCAAACATGACCCAGTCCATGGAAACACACGGTCAATCccaatcattttttttgtacttatcCACATCAGAGCTATGAGTATTTTTTTGGACTTTTCTCCCTTGTAATTGCAACAGCTGTTTAAGTatggagtaaaacacttgggctgtgctgttataggaaaaaaatccacaatggggtggtgtgatatggcctgatGAAAAGCAGAATCACTATTACCaacccaaagtggattattttcctataaaaacaCATCCCaatgagttttattcctcttataccacaatgattggaattttaaattttttagaatttgtcattttaaattttgtacttcttaattaattcatttttaaccatttatacttacatttattgttatggaacatctgcaagatGAGTCCCTTTGATCACTTACTttatataacagctataaacagttgttccctcaccagcctcttttttctttgtcatgaagttaataaaaattaagacaataaaaaaaaccagaGATCAGGGAAGGAATAAagctcaaactcctctgtcctgaagactttcctgtggcagaaaacttactgttgCAGAgtgatgacactggagactctttccataaatgttaacgtCACCACAGCAAggattattatatttttctttattaaataacaacacgttttCTTAATCCTTTATcctaggcttagattatgtagatacaagtccatacaagtccctgtgaattaccTGTTACTATTGAAACAATGAACTATTACAATGAGCGCATTCATTTAAacctatcatttgaattacactTGGAGCTACTTTCAGAGCCGTgccattatagaaaaataatccacacctcCAGATCTGAGAATTTGGCAGCTCTGTTGTATAAAAAATGTTGCACGTTGACTTTTCTTTCAGCTAATACTTTGCTTAGAATGGAAATAATGATCATAACTAAGCTACTTAACTttacaaaaggaaaacattGTCACTCATCATCACACAAtgtcacatatatatttatttcaggcAGCATTGGATCAGTGCAGTCTGACTGCTAGCCAAAAAGTAGTCTGTGTACAACATTACACAAtcatagacacacactcctgccaGATCCATGCTGACTGGCTCATCCGGCCAAGCCCCATTCGCAGAATAGTACCATAAAGGAATGTTTTCCTGGCTTGCACACTAGCAACTCTTGGCTGAAACCAAACACCAAACTCATAAATAACAGCTGAGCTAATGACAGCAGCGTCACCTCCCAGCCAGCAGAGGGCGTTCATAATGGGCTGCATTACATTTTTGCATTGTAGACTTGATGTTTTAGGTTACACTCGAGCCCTTAGCATTATATGTCATTTAAGACACCTGACTCCACTTCTCAGCTAATTAGCAAGGCCTTCATGAGTTCAATATGGTGGGCTAAATGAGTCATTTTTGACGAGTCTGCAGCCAAAAAGGAACCTGTAGCAAGCCCTGTTTGACATCGTTAATGGTGAAATGTGTGaatttgttctgtatatttactcTCAGAAACAAACCTTGATGGGTCTGGGGTCTGGATTAATAAGAAGGAATTGATGGAGGCACTTCCTGATTTGGTGAGTAACAGCAGACAAGAGTGGAGTTCAAGTCAGATTTGCTCATCCAATTGCGTAAATTCAGTTtagatgtagacactagaacAATTTACATGCAGCAAGGTAGAAaagtttactttctttcttcctattctAAGAGAACGTTGTGACATACAGCAATTAATAAGAAAGCATGCATGGAAACGCTTGTACTGTCCTAACTGAAACAGACCAGtgacaatttttttcccccagagagCATGCTGGTTACCGTACAACCCTGTATATATgcacactccagtttctactgCAACATGCTGGGGAGCAAAGAaggtttttaatcactttctaattatcattacctTTGAACTGATTTGCTATAGGCCTACCTAaatccatttttctctcttaatggaataagtgccattttttttaatttattttcagctgaaatttatgcatttctaataaatatagttaactgatatTAACTATATGCTTGTCTAATGGTAGCTAATTTGAACATATGTGAACagagatttatttcacattaacagACTCGAAACATTCTCCCTTCACACTGACAGAAATTGCTAGCATACTAGTGTACTCTCAAgttaaaggttggcaggtctgcttGCCAGCCACCTATTAACTCAAGGCTTAAGGTTACATCTCTATCAAGAGCTTTCTGAAGTTTACTAGCAAGCTCTCTACCTATATTGTATAATTAGAACCATTTGCCAAGATCACTAACAAGCTAAATTAATTAAATCCAGAGAGGGACATTTGGTGGgctaatgtgtagtgtaattAATTCCAGGGCCAATATGTTAGCAGGTGGTCTAACAACTTGTGTAGTTGATActagctggaaaaaaaataaggcaACTTCCTGATAAAATTTAACAAAAGGTGTGTTGTTGACCTAGGGACAGTAGTCTGTCTGCAAACCCAGGACATGACGATAGATTGTTAGAGTCAATGATCTCTTCAACCATCTCTTCTGCTAATAAGGAAGTTGGTAATATGAGAGGCAGATATTTCTCCATACCGAGTGCGTAGATGCGTCCCTGGTGGGTGGTGACTCCCAGCGCGCTGCGCCGGTGTCTCATTGATGAGATGAAGGTCCAGCTGTCTGTTTCCACATCGTAGCGCTCCACCGTGTTCAGCTGATTGGTGCCGTCATAGCCGCCCATTACATAGATGTGGTTATtcaacgcacacacacctgaggaAATCAATTACAGTGAATGTCTCTACTCTACAAAACAGAGTATTTCCTAATACACAgggtgctgaaaaaaaatttaatggaCAAATgaactttcttcttttttttctgacctcCAGTGACTTTATCTAGAATTCAAAGGTTGTTACTGTGGTTGGGGAAATACGGGCTTGCTGCAGACGAATCATGACTATGCAGAAAAATGTTGTTAATGACTGAACTAGAAGGGTTTATGGTATTGtaagtgaaaataaaggaaGGTCAGGAGGACCATAGGAAGTTAAACTTCCTGCCTATTGTAAACAAGCAGAACTCAGTTGTCACTATAATATGCAACTAAccaaataaacatgaataataataatctgagtCAGTgagttaggaataaaacatgacagggtgtgctgttagaggaaaataatcagtgacctgaagttgattattttccaattatttTCCAAAAGCATGCCAGAGTGTGTCTCATGGCCACCTCCAACAGTTCCTTAGCCAATAATTGCTGGACTCGCAAGGACTCACCTGCTCCACTGCGGACAGTGTTCATGGGTGCGGTGCTCCTCCATTCGTCTTTCTCAGGGTTGTAACACTCCACTGAGCTCAGCCGATGCGTTCCATCAAACCCACCCACCGCATAGAGGAGGCGGTTAATGACAGCCACGCCCACCCCTATTCGCCGGGTCAGCATAGGGGCCACCAGTTGCCACGAGTCTCTTTCTGGGTCGTACCTGCATGgaagacacgcacacacaaacacacacaatcagcggAGTTCCAACAAAGACAAAGGGCTCAAAAATATAGAGccatgcataagtattcacccccttgaattttccacatttccacaggttgtagtgttacaacctggaattgaaattGACTTATTATATGGATTATATATCATGAACCTACACAGGtattgaaaaatatttcatgttgaacatcccacatatccacattaaatccattatatAAAACTGGAAAGAATACGGCAGAACCAAAAATCAGTCACCGGATGAAGATGGGATCAGTCAAAGAATCAATCAAGAGACCAAAAGTAACTCTGAATGAATACTATGAATACTACAAAATGTGGGAAAGTTCAAGGGgatgaatatttatgcacatCACTTTATTTCCATGCTCTTTCCAGTCACTGATGACACTTCTTGTTTAGCCAGTATGAATGTGCATCACTGTGATTCTCAAAACAGTGGAAAATATTCTTCATAAAGATGTGTTTAATAGATTAACAAAGCACATACAGTAATTGCTTTTACATTCTATTACATTATGAGATATTTGGAAAGATAAGGCACGAGATTCTGtccatttaaagatttttacgATCTACACTGCAGTAACAGACAGATGCTTTGATAGTAGAGCAAATTGCTAATAATAACTAGTTTCCCTTCCTTATTCTTTTAAATTGGCTGTTTCATTATTTGAGGCCCATCACTGGACTTACAAAATCCACTTCCTCCTCACATGGCTGTTGATGAATCATAGTGAAAAACGCACACTGAGACCAAAAGCCAAATGACTGACAAtctgagagagagcgagagagaatcAGCTTTGAGGCTGCAGGCGATTTGGGGTACAAACCCAATCCTAAATACATTACAAAGTCTTACTGTGTTGTAATGCCATAGTACAAAGACACAATATGTGGCGTACTGAAAGACAGACCCCGAACAGAAACAGCAGAATATTTAGAATTTAATCAAGTGAGAGAACTCATGCAGCAAAACTTTTCTCTTATATTCAGAATACAAGAAACTGGTATGGCATCAAAGTGTATATTACCTGATTGTATAGAATAACTAAAGATATTGACTTGCTGTACAAATCTTTAAATAAGGGTTTGGGATTAAGCATGTCAATATATACACCACTTTATCAGGTACATCTACCAGGTCACATTAAAGGCATATGTTTACTGACTGCACATCATCTTCAACTTGTCCATCAGGACCTTCCCAGACCCACCACTGAACAGATATTATTTTGGTGGTGGCTCAGCAGTGAGATATTACCGGAATAGTAGCGTATAGGGCTGATACAAGAGCAGATGTGCCAGCATTGCTAAAAAAGAatatcctagcaggcagagagtaAAAGGGAAAGTGCACCATGAAACAGTATGCAAAAGCTGAGATAAAAGCCTGATGTGACTGATACTTAATAAGAAGCaactcttccatttttttttttaccaactaAAAGAGAGTCTCACGCACTTGCTTTGAATTGGTTGATTAGATGGAGGCTTCTATTATTCATGGAAATAAAGTCAGTGTGAAGCGAAAGTAACAGCTATCTAAAGCAAATGTGTGGCTTTCACATCCTAGGTCCGTTCCCCTTAAGTGATTTGCCTGCTCCGACTGCTGCTTtggctgaaaaagcagaaaaatataGTTTTCAGATGTCTCACGTCTTGCATTGGGGCCAAACATTGTAAACACTCTGGTTAAACCATAGATGGCACCACTGCAAGTGTATGAGGAACAGCGGCACCTTATTTTTACTGCTGGAATTAGAAACGGTCCAATAAACCAACATATCCAGCCAACTTCTGTGCTTTGTTCAGAAACTGGCAGTGATGAATGTTAAAGGCTAAATCTACTTATTTTCCTGGCAGTAATTCCTCACTCCTAAGATGGCTCTCAACGGGAAGTGAGTCATAAAGTTCAGTCAAGATAACCTTCTTTCACAGTACACAGTTGTTAACTCTTTAACCACTTTCCTCACCTCTCCACGCTGTTATGATGGATGCATCCATGTGAGCCCCCGACGGCGTAGATCATACCATCAATGACCCCAACGCCAATTCGGTTCCGGGGTACACTCATTGGAGCGCACGGGAGCCAGCAGTTGTTCATAGGGTTGTAGCAGTCCAGCGTGTTGGAGTCCATGTTGCCATCAGGTGCGTTGTTCCTCCCTCCAACAGCGTAGAAGAGCCCGCTGATCACACACGCTGCCAGGCCACTGCGGGGCACCTGCAGATCCGCCAGTCGCAGCCAGGCACCAGTGCCCGGGTTAAACGCCTCGAGGTAGCAAAGCGACTGACGGAAATAGCCGCCCGCTGTGTAGATGAGCTGCGGTACCTTGGGTGTGCGGCATGCCGCTGCCTTGGTGGGCTTGTGCAGCGTCAGGTCCTGAAAGATCTGTGCCAGATAGTCCTTGCTCTGTGCATCCCACTCAAAGTGCTCAAGCTGGCGCTGCAGGAAGTGTGGCGGAAGCGAGTGGCACCTCACGGCCTGTAGCAGTGCCTGCACGTACGGCCTCCTCTCGTCACGCTCGTACTGCACCCACGCCACACATGCATGGTATACCTCAGACTCGCAGCGTACGTTCAGCTCATCACGGCTGATCAGCGTTACCAGCTGGCATGGAGAGAGATTGAAGAACTCCTCTTGCGTCGCCACCTGGTGGAGCGGTGGCAACAAAGCGGGAATGAGTACTATGCTTGAATCATCTGAACAGTTAACCAAacattaaatttacacaaatcttTACAAATTGATGTAGCCAATCAGCCAGTGCATATTTGGTGTCCAAAGTTCTTTAGTTTTACAAGTATATGGCCCTTTTCATATCTTTATAATGAATGATACTAAATGGGAATTGACTTGTCCTCATGAGaatcttacttacttactttcaCCATTGTCGTAGAAATACTacatactgctttttttttaactctctaGCTCGCCTCAATTGAGTCTTAACCTAAACTACTGTGTGGGGGATAGGTCACACAGACTATAAGCTGTcaaacattgctaacaagacaATACTAACATTCAGAGATAAAAAACCCTAACTTTTACCAAAAAAATCTTATCGGATATCGGTGGAAGgtaatgcaatttttttccgGCTATACACCACACAACAGTAAGAGAACAGCGAGGCAAAAAGCtagtgtaaatattatttaataataagcagctccagcatttttttttttttactgaagtaaAAGTAACTGCTATCAgaagcaattttttttccttttcaatgACTTGCCTTTTCagctgaatacattttttttttggtctcacCACTGCTTTATccgatttttctttctttttttcttcatagcttcgtagcttcagtgcaaaactagaGAAGCAAACTCTGGACGCAAAACATGCCTTGGCTGATTGACTAACTGTTGGATAAGGGGAAAACTTTGTAATATAAAAAGAATGCCATTTTGACTGTATTTATGTAATTGACTTAAAGGAATAATTTGGCCAAAAATACCATTTACAAAGTTTTGTAACTGACTGACATTCAGAACAATCAGTATGAAGATTCAACAATAATCACACATGTCTGGCACACTGATCCTGTTAGTTGGTAAATTGCAGATCTCTGCTATAAGCATACActgaaacttttatttaaagataaGCACATAAATAGAACATCTGCTGTAAAAGCGATTAGATATAGAATCACTGCCAAGGTTTAGgctgagagagaagaggaactaATACTCTCCCTCTCCTCTGTAGTGGCATTCCTTCCTCTTGCAAATGAATGCATTACAGATGTAGAAGTCATTAACTCAACTACAGTACTCCTTTTGTCAGtgctttacttttttcttttttttttttttaattgtaactTAAACTCAAACCATAACTTGTGACACGTGTCATATGATTTAAAGTAAATGGCTTGGTTGGCCACACCTTTATACAGCAGGTAGCTTTTACAGGAACATGTACAATGCAGCAGTACAGGTATGACTACATCACACGCATCTAATCAACCACACATTCATGTATATGTACCCTGACCTCATTCACTGCATTCCTAGACAATAACTCATCTGTCTTCACCACAAGTTACTGCATACTCATATCTTGGAGGAAGTAAATTATCTTGACATTATCCTTAGTACTCACCCACTATGGCTAGTTTTCCAAATTTACCAGCCAGCTGGGTTTTTCACTAGCCAAAACACTATCACCCCAAAGGTTAaacatatgaaatatgaattatttaaactattttattattacttataccacagtgatgttgaattctggattcttttggtaaaaaagttttttgattaattttctataacagcagctttgacagtaatgcagctgtaagacaaatcattttacattaatgctctcgttctaatacgtcatcatttttataataacaaCTTACATAGGGACCTTTATTTCAGACACTTCTTATAAACAGATAACAAAAAAGGGTGATCAATGATATGGTGGcactttctgtaaggagaagtttatttcacatttatggaaggagtctccagtgtgagtgccTTGTAAtggtcagagataaagctgtaactaagtaaCTTTTTACTGTAACTTTTCGCCATGGGAAAGTCCAGAGGTTAAAGGCTTTGTGCTTTGACAAGCTTCctttgtcttattaagagaGGGGACGACTGTCTATAGCCGCCTTTTAACGTAaaagga
This window harbors:
- the keap1b gene encoding kelch-like ECH-associated protein 1B isoform X1, translating into MKQSAVWSRNHSFIHAIRSLPGRLHCFAFSLTPLGSALASEDEGAGPRAPLSMYAASGMTECKAEVTPSTRNGHRVFSYTLESHTAAAFAIMNELRLERQLCDVTLRVKYNDLEAVDFVAHKVVLASSSPVFRAMFTNGLKECGMEVVPIEGIHPRVMGRLIEFAYTASISVGEKCVIHVMNGAVMYQIDSVVKACCDFLVQQLDPSNAIGIANFAEQIGCTELHQKAREYIYMNFSQVATQEEFFNLSPCQLVTLISRDELNVRCESEVYHACVAWVQYERDERRPYVQALLQAVRCHSLPPHFLQRQLEHFEWDAQSKDYLAQIFQDLTLHKPTKAAACRTPKVPQLIYTAGGYFRQSLCYLEAFNPGTGAWLRLADLQVPRSGLAACVISGLFYAVGGRNNAPDGNMDSNTLDCYNPMNNCWLPCAPMSVPRNRIGVGVIDGMIYAVGGSHGCIHHNSVERYDPERDSWQLVAPMLTRRIGVGVAVINRLLYAVGGFDGTHRLSSVECYNPEKDEWRSTAPMNTVRSGAGVCALNNHIYVMGGYDGTNQLNTVERYDVETDSWTFISSMRHRRSALGVTTHQGRIYALGGYDGNTFLDSVECYDPETDTWTEVTRMTSGRSGVGVAVTMEPCQKDCQKDCQKDCQKDCQKDCQKF
- the keap1b gene encoding kelch-like ECH-associated protein 1B isoform X2, which codes for MYAASGMTECKAEVTPSTRNGHRVFSYTLESHTAAAFAIMNELRLERQLCDVTLRVKYNDLEAVDFVAHKVVLASSSPVFRAMFTNGLKECGMEVVPIEGIHPRVMGRLIEFAYTASISVGEKCVIHVMNGAVMYQIDSVVKACCDFLVQQLDPSNAIGIANFAEQIGCTELHQKAREYIYMNFSQVATQEEFFNLSPCQLVTLISRDELNVRCESEVYHACVAWVQYERDERRPYVQALLQAVRCHSLPPHFLQRQLEHFEWDAQSKDYLAQIFQDLTLHKPTKAAACRTPKVPQLIYTAGGYFRQSLCYLEAFNPGTGAWLRLADLQVPRSGLAACVISGLFYAVGGRNNAPDGNMDSNTLDCYNPMNNCWLPCAPMSVPRNRIGVGVIDGMIYAVGGSHGCIHHNSVERYDPERDSWQLVAPMLTRRIGVGVAVINRLLYAVGGFDGTHRLSSVECYNPEKDEWRSTAPMNTVRSGAGVCALNNHIYVMGGYDGTNQLNTVERYDVETDSWTFISSMRHRRSALGVTTHQGRIYALGGYDGNTFLDSVECYDPETDTWTEVTRMTSGRSGVGVAVTMEPCQKDCQKDCQKDCQKDCQKDCQKF